From a region of the Nyctibius grandis isolate bNycGra1 chromosome 10, bNycGra1.pri, whole genome shotgun sequence genome:
- the CLK4 gene encoding dual specificity protein kinase CLK4 isoform X4 — protein MRGVHVAVKIVKNVGRYREAARSEIQVLEHLNTMDPSSNFRCVQMLEWFDHHGHVCIVFELLGLSTYDFIKENSFLPFHINDIRNMAYQICQSINFLHHNKLTHTDLKPENILFVESDYIVKYNAKMKRDERTLKNTDIKVVDFGSATFDDEHHSTLVSTRHYRAPEVILALGWAQPCDVWSIGCILIEYYLGFTVFQTHDSKEHLAMMERILGPLPTHMIKKSRKHYFHHDQLDWDEHSSAGRYVRRRCKPLKEFMHCQDTDHQSLFDLVRRMLEYDPAKRITLDEALQHPFFESLNK, from the exons AT gagaGGAGTGCATGTAGCAGTTAAAATTGTGAAAAATGTTGGTAGATACCGGGAAGCAGCCCGTTCAGAAATACAGGTGTTGGAACACTTAAACACCATGGATCCAAGCAGCAATTT ccgCTGTGTCCAGATGCTGGAATGGTTTGATCATCATGGCCATGTTTGCATTGTTTTTGAGCTGCTGGGACTTAGTACTTATGACTTTATTaaggaaaacagctttctgCCATTTCATATTAATGACATTAGAAATATGGCTTACCAAATTTGCCAGTCTATAAACT tTTTACATCATAATAAACTAACTCATACAGATTTAAAGCCTGAAAATATCTTGTTCGTGGAGTCTGATTACATAGTGAAGTACAATGCCAAAATG aagcGCGATGAACgcactttaaaaaacacagacatCAAAGTCGTTGATTTTGGAAGCGCCACTTTTGATGATGAGCATCACAGCACATTAGTGTCTACAAGACATTATAGAGCTCCTGAGGTTATTTTAG CTTTGGGATGGGCGCAGCCTTGTGATGTTTGGAGTATTGGTTGCATTCTCATTGAGTATTACTTAGGATTTACGGTGTTTCAG ACGCATGATAGTAAAGAACACTTGGCAATGATGGAAAGAATACTAGGGCCTCTGCCAACTCATATGATCAAGAAATCCAG AAAGCATTATTTTCACCATGACCAATTGGACTGGGACGAGCACAGTTCTGCAGGACGGTATGTTAGGAGACGCTGTAAGCCTTTAAAG gaattCATGCATTGCCAAGACACAGATCATCAAAGTCTGTTTGACCTTGTTCGCAGGATGCTGGAATATGATCCAGCCAAAAGAATTACTCTTGATGAAGCCTTGCAACATCCTTTTTTTgaatcattaaataaataa